From a region of the Paenibacillus segetis genome:
- a CDS encoding YlaH-like family protein, translated as MQHWFANHPVISYVIILVLVFFVYNKVFRVGQKLPLLKEVILYVLMAIGSFLLLIFQIDKLPIIQCLLVAVILMLMVRIRYFVEGRRNKGQNSAPIAKDKMQ; from the coding sequence ATGCAACATTGGTTTGCTAACCATCCAGTAATTTCTTATGTAATAATTCTGGTGCTAGTGTTCTTTGTATACAACAAAGTGTTTCGCGTTGGTCAAAAGCTCCCGCTTTTGAAAGAAGTGATTCTCTATGTGTTGATGGCGATCGGCTCCTTCCTTCTGCTTATTTTTCAAATTGATAAATTGCCGATTATTCAGTGTCTTCTGGTTGCCGTCATTCTTATGCTTATGGTTCGCATACGTTATTTTGTGGAAGGCCGTCGGAACAAGGGTCAAAATTCTGCTCCAATCGCCAAAGATAAAATGCAATAA
- a CDS encoding PhoH family protein translates to MKKIFVLDTNVLLHDPNAIFAFEEHEVVIPAVVLEEIDSKKRNPDEIGRNARGVSRLLDALREEGHLHDGVPLNNGGTLKVELNHRSFVKVQEMFGEITNDNRILAVALNYHLEENERDDTRPVVLVSKDVLLRIKADVLGITAQDYMTDRTAGPSELYAGHSTLKVHPSIIDEFYSYRSLPVKPLGLSYSLYPHEFIILKDEMGSGKSALLKVNDDGLKLEPLYLSNESVWGISARNAQQRMALELLLNDDIPLVTITGKAGTGKTLLALAAGLLKVEDEHKYKKLLIARPVVPMGKDIGYLPGEKEEKLRPWMQPIYDNLEYLFDTKKSGDIDKILMGLGSIQVEALTYIRGRSIPGQFIIVDEAQNLSRHEVKTIVSRVGEGSKIIVMGDPEQIDHPYLDSASNGLTYLVERFKEQGISGHITLEKGERSKLAQLAADLL, encoded by the coding sequence ATGAAGAAAATATTTGTATTGGATACGAATGTATTATTGCATGATCCCAATGCGATTTTTGCTTTTGAAGAACATGAAGTGGTCATACCGGCTGTGGTGCTGGAAGAAATAGACTCTAAGAAACGGAATCCCGATGAAATCGGACGGAATGCACGGGGCGTGTCGCGGTTATTGGATGCACTTCGTGAGGAGGGGCATTTACATGACGGTGTCCCATTGAATAACGGTGGAACTCTTAAGGTTGAATTAAATCATCGGAGCTTTGTTAAAGTCCAGGAAATGTTCGGAGAGATTACGAATGATAACCGGATTTTGGCGGTAGCGTTAAACTATCATCTAGAAGAGAACGAGCGCGACGATACGCGTCCAGTAGTGCTCGTCAGCAAAGATGTACTCTTAAGAATCAAAGCAGATGTACTAGGAATCACTGCCCAAGATTATATGACCGACCGGACAGCAGGTCCTAGTGAATTATATGCAGGTCACTCCACACTCAAGGTACATCCTTCAATCATCGATGAATTCTACTCCTATCGCTCGTTACCTGTGAAACCATTGGGGCTATCATACTCCTTATATCCACATGAATTTATTATCCTGAAAGATGAGATGGGTAGTGGTAAATCAGCTTTGCTCAAAGTTAATGACGATGGTTTAAAACTGGAACCGCTATATTTGAGCAACGAATCGGTATGGGGAATAAGTGCTCGTAATGCACAGCAACGTATGGCATTGGAGCTACTTCTGAATGATGATATACCACTGGTAACTATTACAGGGAAGGCAGGAACCGGTAAGACTCTACTGGCATTGGCAGCCGGTTTGTTAAAGGTAGAAGATGAACACAAATATAAGAAATTGTTGATCGCTCGCCCCGTAGTCCCAATGGGGAAAGATATTGGGTATTTACCGGGTGAGAAGGAAGAGAAGCTTCGGCCGTGGATGCAGCCAATCTATGATAATTTAGAGTATTTATTCGATACGAAAAAATCAGGCGATATTGATAAAATATTGATGGGCCTAGGTAGTATTCAAGTTGAGGCTCTGACATATATCCGTGGTCGTTCTATTCCGGGTCAGTTCATCATCGTGGATGAAGCCCAAAATTTATCGCGTCATGAGGTGAAGACGATTGTCTCTCGGGTCGGAGAAGGAAGTAAGATTATTGTTATGGGCGATCCAGAACAGATCGATCATCCATATCTCGATTCGGCGAGCAATGGGCTTACCTATTTGGTAGAGCGTTTCAAGGAGCAAGGGATCAGTGGTCATATCACGCTGGAGAAGGGCGAACGTTCCAAGCTTGCTCAATTGGCTGCTGACCTATTATAA
- a CDS encoding LCP family protein has translation MSSNRNGLPPREKSQRRVSKGSKKKKKQTSGPKKFFKILLTLIILLVIGVGIYLGSMVLTLDKVIDDTGTSGDVAPENSAKVKPLTMLLLGTDYRPETGTHLTDVMMVIAMNPETKSATMVSLPRDTKLQLDGYKTNKINAFYPNFLAKEKKSGISAEQEMKTMMSKYFDLTIDYAVVLNFQGFRDVVDALGGVNVNVDADMCYRDRADGTDINLKKGEQHLDGGKALDYVRYRKSNCKPKTKASDDFDRNRRQNEVLHALIDQAKSLNGVLGAGDVIKSVGNNMETDLESKQMKNLITTYWNISKDNVDFMPVTGEWKSPYVYLSDAEFAKAKQALKDELAGTKSPAQTESSSDEGK, from the coding sequence ATGAGTTCTAACCGCAACGGCTTGCCTCCCCGTGAGAAAAGTCAAAGACGAGTCTCAAAGGGTTCAAAAAAGAAGAAGAAACAGACGAGTGGTCCGAAAAAGTTTTTTAAAATACTACTTACTTTAATTATTTTGCTTGTAATTGGTGTGGGTATTTATTTAGGCTCTATGGTTCTTACGCTAGATAAAGTTATTGATGATACCGGTACTTCCGGCGACGTCGCTCCTGAGAACTCGGCTAAGGTAAAACCACTTACGATGTTATTATTAGGTACGGATTACCGTCCAGAGACGGGAACCCATCTTACCGACGTTATGATGGTTATTGCGATGAATCCTGAGACGAAATCTGCCACCATGGTTTCACTACCAAGGGATACCAAATTACAGTTGGATGGTTATAAGACCAATAAAATAAATGCATTTTATCCTAATTTCCTAGCGAAGGAGAAGAAATCGGGTATCTCCGCTGAGCAGGAAATGAAGACGATGATGAGTAAGTATTTTGATCTAACTATTGATTATGCGGTTGTATTAAACTTTCAAGGGTTCCGTGATGTTGTAGATGCACTAGGCGGCGTTAACGTTAATGTAGATGCCGACATGTGTTATCGCGATCGAGCGGATGGCACAGATATCAATTTGAAGAAGGGTGAACAGCATCTCGATGGTGGTAAGGCCCTTGATTATGTTCGTTACCGTAAATCGAATTGTAAGCCTAAGACCAAAGCCTCTGATGATTTTGATCGTAACCGGCGGCAGAATGAAGTGCTGCATGCTCTGATCGATCAGGCTAAGTCGTTGAATGGTGTTCTAGGTGCTGGAGATGTGATCAAGTCTGTCGGCAACAATATGGAGACCGATCTAGAGTCGAAGCAAATGAAAAATTTGATCACGACCTATTGGAACATCTCCAAGGACAACGTTGATTTTATGCCGGTGACCGGTGAGTGGAAGAGTCCTTATGTGTACCTAAGCGATGCTGAATTTGCAAAGGCTAAGCAGGCTCTTAAAGATGAACTTGCGGGCACTAAATCACCTGCCCAGACAGAGAGTTCTTCAGACGAGGGTAAATGA
- a CDS encoding TerC family protein yields MEHLLLLSEILIINLVLSGDNAVVIALASNNLPIKQRKQAVWWGALGAVLLRCLLTWAAVVLLKIPFIQAAGGILLAGIAFKLLLPHEEDTRTEGASTMWRAVQTILVADIIMSLDNVLAIAALANGDLAVLVIGIAISIPIVVWGSNLIADWLDRLPLLKYVGAGILGYTAGKMLLHDPKLGSLITKVIPMISSIVPLLLAAVVIIFGWYKNYNVKRG; encoded by the coding sequence GTGGAACATTTGCTTCTGTTATCAGAGATATTGATCATTAATCTGGTGTTAAGTGGTGATAATGCTGTTGTTATTGCTTTGGCCAGTAACAACTTACCAATCAAACAACGCAAGCAGGCAGTGTGGTGGGGGGCTCTAGGTGCAGTCCTACTGCGTTGCTTGTTAACATGGGCTGCTGTCGTTCTCTTGAAAATTCCATTTATACAAGCTGCTGGAGGAATCCTGCTCGCAGGTATTGCCTTTAAACTACTTCTTCCACATGAGGAAGATACCCGGACTGAGGGAGCTAGTACGATGTGGCGGGCGGTACAAACCATTCTTGTAGCGGATATCATTATGAGTTTAGACAATGTACTAGCGATCGCAGCATTAGCAAATGGTGATCTTGCCGTGTTGGTTATCGGGATTGCTATTAGTATCCCTATAGTTGTTTGGGGAAGCAACCTTATAGCAGATTGGCTGGATCGACTACCATTGCTCAAATATGTAGGAGCTGGAATTTTAGGATACACAGCTGGAAAAATGCTATTGCATGATCCGAAGCTTGGATCATTGATTACCAAGGTAATTCCAATGATTTCAAGTATTGTGCCACTTCTATTGGCAGCGGTGGTTATAATATTTGGTTGGTATAAAAATTATAACGTTAAACGCGGATGA
- a CDS encoding pyridoxamine 5'-phosphate oxidase family protein: protein MSEVVTQLSESLFSTFQSETFVLLNTVDQESGGPTSSAISWIYAADYSTLRLALDHRSRLVGNIKANPRVTVTVFGENTIYAINGKADIVQDPLQDVPFPMCCFEVHIDAVRNALFYGAQLASQPQYAKVYDQRAADMLDAQVFSAMKKA, encoded by the coding sequence GTGTCCGAAGTCGTTACTCAATTATCGGAATCATTATTTTCCACTTTTCAGTCCGAGACGTTTGTATTATTGAATACAGTAGATCAGGAGTCCGGGGGGCCAACTTCCAGTGCTATCTCCTGGATCTATGCGGCGGATTATTCCACGCTTCGTCTTGCGTTAGATCATCGTTCCAGATTGGTCGGTAATATTAAAGCCAATCCTCGTGTCACGGTAACGGTGTTTGGCGAGAACACGATTTATGCCATTAATGGTAAAGCTGATATCGTGCAAGATCCACTTCAGGATGTACCCTTCCCAATGTGCTGCTTTGAGGTTCATATTGATGCGGTACGTAATGCTCTTTTCTATGGGGCACAACTTGCATCACAGCCACAATATGCTAAAGTATACGACCAGCGTGCTGCGGACATGCTGGATGCTCAAGTATTCTCCGCAATGAAAAAAGCCTAG
- a CDS encoding YhcN/YlaJ family sporulation lipoprotein, with protein MRIWLCLLLTAVMLTGCSTNTKKASPSPQNHMENAPRAQSTRQQSNTGNITGLSKNEQISKQAHLEELVKHVPGVKGAHCVVMGNTAVVAIDVEGNLERARVGSIKYTVAEALRKDPQGAGAIVTADLDLSHRISEIGQKIKEGHPISAFTTELADIIGRIVPQLPSDTGIKGTTNQPTNKGTVEQKSTTPKYKGQKTKKMKMAPGQQP; from the coding sequence ATGCGAATATGGCTGTGTTTGTTATTGACGGCTGTTATGCTTACTGGCTGCAGTACTAATACAAAAAAGGCATCACCCTCTCCTCAGAATCATATGGAGAATGCTCCCCGGGCTCAAAGCACGAGACAACAGAGCAATACTGGCAACATAACAGGCCTTAGCAAAAATGAACAAATCAGCAAACAGGCTCATTTAGAGGAATTAGTCAAACATGTGCCCGGTGTTAAAGGTGCTCACTGTGTAGTTATGGGCAACACTGCAGTTGTTGCCATTGACGTAGAAGGAAATTTAGAACGAGCACGTGTCGGTAGCATCAAATATACAGTTGCCGAAGCGCTCCGTAAAGATCCTCAAGGTGCTGGGGCAATCGTAACGGCTGATCTTGATCTCTCGCATCGCATCTCAGAAATCGGTCAGAAGATCAAAGAAGGCCATCCAATCTCTGCCTTCACTACGGAGCTAGCGGATATTATTGGTCGTATCGTTCCGCAATTACCATCAGATACCGGTATTAAAGGAACAACGAATCAACCAACGAACAAAGGGACAGTTGAGCAAAAATCGACAACACCAAAATATAAAGGCCAAAAGACTAAAAAAATGAAAATGGCTCCTGGACAACAACCATAA
- a CDS encoding TerC family protein produces the protein MELFSAAFFISLINIIFIDLILAGDNAIVIGMAAKKLPQTVQKKAILYGTAGAVILRIIATLIVVWLLNIPWLLAVGGAMLIFIAYKVLADEGDHDSIDAKSSLWPAVRTIVIADAAMGLDNVIAVAGASQQHMVLVVIGLLISVPIVVWGSTLFIKLLTLFPWISYVGAAVLAYTAAHMITMEPHFLPFFEDKPILRYLLIAIVMASVLLLGYRKKRQIRDTKKHQSRAATH, from the coding sequence GTGGAATTATTCAGTGCGGCATTTTTTATCTCTTTAATCAACATTATTTTTATTGATCTCATCTTAGCAGGAGACAATGCAATCGTGATTGGAATGGCAGCTAAGAAACTGCCTCAAACGGTGCAGAAAAAAGCGATTTTATACGGAACAGCCGGTGCCGTAATCCTTCGGATTATTGCAACTTTGATCGTAGTCTGGCTGCTCAATATTCCATGGCTGCTTGCAGTCGGTGGTGCTATGCTAATATTTATCGCCTACAAGGTATTAGCTGATGAAGGAGATCATGACTCAATAGACGCCAAAAGCTCACTCTGGCCTGCAGTACGAACCATCGTTATTGCCGATGCAGCTATGGGTCTTGATAATGTCATCGCTGTCGCAGGTGCATCTCAGCAACACATGGTTCTCGTTGTCATTGGATTACTCATCAGTGTTCCAATCGTCGTGTGGGGAAGTACATTATTTATTAAGCTATTGACCTTATTCCCTTGGATTTCTTATGTCGGCGCTGCAGTGTTAGCTTATACTGCCGCTCATATGATTACAATGGAACCCCATTTCCTCCCTTTCTTTGAGGACAAGCCTATACTACGCTACTTATTGATCGCAATTGTGATGGCTTCTGTACTCTTACTGGGGTACCGTAAGAAACGGCAAATTCGAGATACTAAAAAGCATCAATCTCGTGCAGCAACTCACTAA
- the typA gene encoding translational GTPase TypA — translation MHERNEIRNIAIIAHVDHGKTTLVDKLLQQSGIFRENEAVHERAMDSNDIERERGITILAKNTAITYKDYLINIVDTPGHADFGGEVERIMKMVDGVLLVVDAYEGCMPQTKFVLRKALEQKLTPIVVVNKIDRPAARPAEVIDEVLDLFIELEATDEQLEFPVVYASALNGTSSLDPEKQDENMLALYNTIIEHIPAPTEKVDEPLQFLVTLMDYNEYMGRIAVGRVNRGIIRQGQPVTVMTRDGGKKTARIEKLFGFQGLRRVEIPEAGAGDIVAIAGIKDINIGETIADPNQPEALPVLKIDEPTLQMTFLVNNSPFAGREGKWVTSRKLRERLYKELETDVSLRVDDTDSPDAFIVSGRGELHLGILIENMRREGYELQVSKPEVIIKEIDGVKMEPIERLMIDVPEESMGAVMESLGSRKAEMVNMINNGTGNVRLEFLIPARGLIGYATNFLTLTRGYGVLNHAYDSYGPVASGQVGGRHEGVLISSENGVSTLYGILSIEDRGILFLEPGEEIYEGMVVGEHTRDNDIIVNICKEKQVNNIRSANKEDTVKMKTPRLHSLEQALEYINDDEYCEITPKSVRIRKKILNKSERERAEKQRKNAEASI, via the coding sequence ATGCATGAAAGAAATGAGATTCGGAATATTGCAATAATTGCACACGTAGACCATGGTAAAACAACACTAGTTGATAAATTGTTACAACAATCGGGGATTTTCCGCGAGAACGAGGCAGTGCACGAGCGCGCGATGGATTCCAACGATATTGAGCGGGAACGTGGTATTACCATTTTGGCCAAAAATACAGCAATCACGTATAAAGATTATTTGATCAATATCGTTGATACTCCAGGACACGCCGACTTTGGTGGAGAAGTAGAACGGATTATGAAAATGGTTGATGGCGTACTGCTCGTCGTTGACGCCTATGAAGGTTGTATGCCTCAGACCAAATTCGTACTTCGCAAAGCACTAGAGCAAAAACTTACTCCAATTGTGGTAGTTAATAAAATTGACCGCCCTGCTGCAAGACCGGCTGAAGTCATTGATGAAGTTCTTGATCTATTTATTGAACTTGAAGCAACCGATGAACAGTTGGAATTCCCCGTAGTATATGCATCTGCACTAAACGGAACTTCAAGTTTGGATCCTGAGAAGCAAGATGAAAACATGCTTGCCCTTTACAATACGATTATCGAACATATTCCGGCACCTACAGAAAAAGTTGATGAACCACTACAATTCCTAGTTACATTAATGGATTATAACGAGTATATGGGACGTATTGCTGTCGGTCGTGTAAATCGCGGTATTATTCGTCAAGGTCAGCCTGTAACGGTTATGACACGCGACGGTGGTAAAAAGACAGCTCGTATCGAGAAATTGTTTGGTTTCCAAGGACTACGTCGTGTGGAAATTCCTGAGGCTGGCGCTGGTGACATCGTAGCTATTGCTGGTATTAAAGATATTAATATTGGTGAAACAATTGCAGATCCAAATCAACCCGAAGCACTTCCTGTACTAAAAATTGACGAGCCTACTTTGCAAATGACATTCCTTGTTAATAACAGTCCGTTTGCTGGACGCGAAGGTAAATGGGTTACTTCCCGTAAATTGCGTGAGCGTCTGTATAAAGAGCTTGAAACGGATGTATCACTGCGCGTTGATGATACAGATAGTCCGGATGCCTTTATCGTATCTGGTCGTGGAGAACTTCACCTAGGCATTCTGATTGAGAACATGCGTCGTGAAGGCTACGAATTGCAAGTTTCGAAACCTGAAGTTATCATCAAGGAAATTGATGGAGTTAAAATGGAACCGATTGAACGTTTGATGATTGACGTACCAGAGGAAAGCATGGGCGCTGTAATGGAAAGCCTAGGCTCGCGTAAAGCTGAGATGGTGAATATGATCAACAACGGAACTGGGAATGTTCGACTTGAATTCCTCATTCCAGCTCGTGGCTTGATTGGATACGCTACTAACTTCCTGACTTTGACACGTGGATATGGTGTGTTGAATCATGCTTATGATAGCTATGGACCAGTCGCGAGTGGTCAAGTTGGTGGACGTCACGAAGGTGTATTGATATCTAGTGAGAATGGTGTTTCCACTTTGTATGGTATCTTGTCTATTGAAGATCGTGGTATTCTTTTCTTGGAACCAGGGGAAGAAATCTATGAGGGTATGGTTGTTGGTGAGCATACTCGTGATAACGATATTATCGTTAACATCTGTAAAGAGAAACAAGTCAATAACATTCGTTCAGCCAATAAAGAGGATACTGTCAAAATGAAAACACCGCGACTTCATTCTCTTGAACAAGCTCTTGAATACATTAACGATGACGAGTATTGTGAAATTACACCGAAATCAGTACGTATTCGTAAGAAGATTCTTAATAAGAGCGAACGTGAACGTGCTGAGAAACAACGTAAAAATGCTGAGGCAAGTATCTAA
- the thiI gene encoding tRNA uracil 4-sulfurtransferase ThiI: MPDYDLLLLRFGEITLKGRNRSRFEKAALSHVKALLHAFPRTEAWKDYGRIYVVLNGEPAQQIIQVLKNVFGVMSICPVKIVPSQLDDIIAAATSFIQDRPEIRETTFKVSARRVWKGFPYSSLEMNKLVSKPILESVPGLTVDVHHPAVDLRVEIREEETYLYSEVIRAAGGFPLGTNGKAMLLLSGGIDSPVAGWSAMRRGLEIECVHFHSYPFTSKKAEEKVIDLARVLSGYAGKIKIHLVPFTEIQTVLAQSGHDNLIITLMRRSMLRIATRLAENNGALALVTGDSLGQVASQTLSSMNVIGRATNLPLLRPLVMSDKEEIINTAHQIGTYDLSILPYEDCCTLFVPKSPATNPNLNVVERIESSLTQLDGLIEEAVKGTETLLIQPGEAINRDSEEEPVVQEKWF, encoded by the coding sequence ATGCCGGATTATGATTTGCTGCTGCTCCGGTTCGGAGAAATTACGCTCAAAGGCAGAAATAGATCACGATTTGAGAAAGCGGCTTTGTCTCATGTGAAGGCGTTATTACACGCTTTCCCACGGACTGAAGCTTGGAAGGATTATGGCCGAATTTATGTTGTATTAAATGGGGAACCTGCACAGCAGATCATTCAAGTGCTCAAAAATGTATTTGGTGTGATGTCCATTTGTCCGGTGAAAATCGTACCTTCACAATTGGATGACATTATAGCTGCAGCTACCTCTTTCATTCAAGATAGACCTGAAATACGTGAGACAACGTTCAAAGTTAGTGCCCGCCGGGTATGGAAGGGTTTCCCTTACTCTTCTCTTGAGATGAATAAACTCGTTAGCAAGCCGATCTTGGAATCAGTACCTGGACTCACGGTTGACGTACATCATCCTGCTGTCGATCTACGTGTGGAGATTCGTGAAGAGGAAACTTACCTCTATTCAGAAGTTATTCGAGCGGCTGGGGGGTTCCCTCTTGGAACGAACGGTAAAGCGATGTTGCTGCTCTCTGGAGGTATTGATAGTCCGGTGGCAGGCTGGTCAGCCATGCGGCGAGGGTTAGAAATTGAATGTGTTCATTTCCATAGTTATCCTTTTACAAGTAAAAAAGCGGAAGAAAAAGTCATTGATTTAGCTCGGGTTCTATCAGGATATGCGGGGAAGATCAAGATTCATTTGGTTCCTTTTACGGAAATTCAGACTGTATTGGCTCAGAGTGGTCATGACAACTTGATCATCACCTTGATGAGGAGGTCTATGCTGCGCATCGCTACTCGACTAGCCGAGAATAATGGTGCATTAGCGCTGGTAACTGGAGATAGTCTAGGACAAGTAGCAAGCCAAACCTTATCGAGCATGAATGTTATTGGACGAGCAACTAATTTACCGCTCTTACGGCCACTTGTCATGAGTGATAAAGAAGAGATTATTAATACAGCACATCAAATCGGAACCTATGATTTATCAATCCTTCCATACGAAGATTGTTGTACGTTGTTTGTTCCCAAATCACCTGCAACGAATCCGAACTTGAATGTTGTAGAGAGGATCGAATCGTCGTTAACACAACTGGATGGATTGATTGAGGAGGCTGTAAAAGGTACTGAAACACTCCTGATTCAGCCGGGTGAAGCCATCAATAGAGATTCAGAAGAAGAGCCGGTTGTACAGGAAAAATGGTTCTAA
- a CDS encoding ABC transporter substrate-binding protein, which produces MKRRNHWLLFAILLLALISLSPSKHSASINPEENKNPELVRPPSQEKVQEEGYIKVVVQMGEAAFLRLQQMNQSFMNVHPLKVDLVNEPREATYSSVRLQLELGESPDIFLLDNVLVRRFAAEGYLLPTESYYFGSLTGEVLSGSLAQNEWNSYVWGVPLDVDPYVLIYNPDTLKKLGVEKLPKSTEEWALLISNFKNQTVVPHLLGLDYDDPYATLSLLWQLGGEKQEDNARSPFKLTEEMKAAIDQVDASRTYLLNKKDPTETSGDIWRMLYNGEVAVVLTRASEATQHEHPRMEISFSEQMDTGRTMWISGRSFVVSAQTDNAEAAGVWISEMTNQAGQRNWYETTRHLPVLKSLYYDSSKNNLPEWIPATLVNRQGGTLPVGATLPVQMNEFAGITEQFLRGTINSKLYKDRLSQIEKDTPEETHEDTLEETLEDIPNK; this is translated from the coding sequence GTGAAGCGTAGAAACCACTGGTTGCTGTTTGCCATCCTTCTGTTGGCGTTGATTAGCCTGTCGCCGAGTAAACACTCGGCCAGTATCAATCCTGAAGAAAATAAAAATCCTGAACTGGTCCGCCCTCCGAGTCAGGAGAAGGTTCAAGAAGAAGGATATATTAAAGTTGTAGTTCAAATGGGTGAGGCTGCGTTTCTCCGGCTACAGCAAATGAATCAATCCTTTATGAATGTACATCCTCTTAAAGTCGATCTAGTAAATGAACCCCGTGAAGCCACCTATTCATCTGTCAGGCTTCAGCTTGAGCTAGGGGAGTCGCCAGATATTTTCTTGTTAGACAATGTTTTGGTTCGTCGGTTCGCTGCTGAAGGTTATTTATTACCGACAGAAAGCTATTATTTTGGATCCTTGACTGGTGAAGTACTTAGTGGTTCATTGGCGCAAAATGAATGGAATAGTTACGTTTGGGGGGTTCCACTCGATGTAGATCCCTATGTATTAATATATAATCCGGATACGCTTAAAAAACTGGGTGTAGAGAAGCTTCCGAAATCGACAGAGGAATGGGCATTATTAATCTCAAATTTCAAGAATCAAACGGTTGTCCCTCATCTCTTGGGATTAGATTATGATGATCCATACGCTACTCTGTCTTTGCTTTGGCAATTAGGAGGAGAGAAGCAAGAGGATAATGCGCGGTCTCCTTTTAAACTTACTGAGGAAATGAAGGCTGCCATTGATCAAGTTGATGCATCAAGAACTTATCTGTTGAATAAGAAAGACCCTACGGAAACTAGTGGAGACATCTGGAGGATGCTATATAACGGAGAGGTGGCTGTTGTGCTAACCCGTGCATCGGAAGCCACCCAACATGAACATCCGAGAATGGAAATATCCTTCTCAGAGCAGATGGATACTGGAAGAACGATGTGGATTAGCGGACGAAGCTTTGTAGTTTCAGCCCAGACTGATAATGCAGAGGCCGCAGGGGTATGGATTTCGGAAATGACTAATCAAGCGGGGCAGCGGAATTGGTATGAGACAACTAGGCATCTTCCAGTGCTTAAATCTCTTTACTATGACTCTTCCAAGAATAATCTACCGGAATGGATTCCGGCCACATTGGTGAATAGGCAGGGAGGAACCCTGCCTGTGGGAGCTACACTTCCTGTTCAGATGAATGAATTCGCAGGAATTACTGAACAATTTTTAAGAGGTACAATAAATTCAAAGCTATATAAAGATCGATTATCTCAAATTGAAAAAGATACACCTGAAGAGACACATGAAGATACACTTGAAGAGACACTAGAAGACATTCCGAATAAATGA
- a CDS encoding coiled-coil domain-containing protein yields MIRRIISLLVLLPLLTLFCFPTPSLATTLSVEEQAILEKSLSIIEIDREIARIEISQQETERSVNVLSQQLAEKDKQITVSREQAGNRIKAYYMGERETLLDALLSVDSLRDFFDVLDYYQIITERDKDILGSYKAEYKTLKKTKEKLNSQSEELAKSKDNLLKQRERVASLQQSVDSSLNLSADPEKLKTLIQELTTYWENEGLNEVRRYFKALSSAMSDFPDFLQDHKDSLTSVNGGYTLLVREEELNNFLHEKQELLSNMSFQFGDSKIVVQGSREGFDLKVEGHYTIENEPMNSISFHVDRLVFNGLELPDTTCRELENDFDLGFYPKKIVPFIEATDVTITKGTLSVKLKISLKT; encoded by the coding sequence TTGATCAGACGAATCATATCCTTATTAGTTCTGCTCCCACTTCTGACCTTATTTTGTTTCCCCACTCCATCACTTGCAACTACTCTATCCGTAGAAGAACAAGCCATATTAGAAAAAAGTTTATCTATCATAGAAATTGACAGAGAAATCGCTCGGATCGAAATCAGTCAACAGGAGACAGAAAGATCCGTTAACGTGCTCTCACAACAGCTTGCAGAGAAGGACAAACAAATTACGGTCAGCCGGGAACAAGCGGGAAACAGGATCAAAGCATACTACATGGGAGAACGAGAAACCTTGCTAGATGCCCTCCTATCGGTGGACAGCTTAAGAGACTTCTTCGATGTCTTAGATTATTATCAAATTATCACCGAGAGGGACAAAGACATCCTAGGGAGCTACAAAGCTGAATACAAAACCCTAAAGAAAACAAAGGAAAAATTGAATTCACAATCGGAGGAACTAGCAAAATCGAAGGACAATTTACTTAAGCAGAGAGAACGTGTAGCTTCCCTTCAACAAAGCGTTGACAGTTCACTTAACCTAAGTGCAGATCCAGAGAAATTAAAGACCTTGATCCAGGAACTCACAACTTATTGGGAAAATGAAGGTTTGAATGAAGTACGTCGTTATTTCAAAGCACTTTCTTCAGCGATGTCAGACTTCCCTGATTTTTTGCAGGATCATAAGGACAGCTTAACCTCTGTTAATGGAGGGTACACTCTACTTGTGCGGGAAGAGGAGTTGAACAACTTCCTCCATGAGAAACAGGAATTATTAAGTAATATGTCTTTTCAATTTGGAGATTCAAAAATTGTTGTACAAGGGAGTAGAGAGGGGTTTGACCTTAAGGTAGAAGGACATTATACAATAGAAAATGAGCCTATGAATTCCATCAGTTTTCATGTTGATCGGCTTGTGTTCAATGGACTTGAGCTCCCTGACACAACTTGCCGGGAACTCGAGAATGACTTTGATCTTGGTTTTTATCCCAAAAAAATAGTTCCCTTTATAGAAGCCACCGACGTGACAATTACAAAAGGAACTTTAAGTGTAAAATTAAAGATATCTTTAAAAACATAA